From the Moraxella sp. FZFQ2102 genome, the window CCGCGCTGACGAACGATGATGTTACCAGCAACGACATCTTGACCGCCAAATACTTTTACGCCAAGCATTTTTGGGTTAGAATCACGACCGTTACGAGTAGAACCTGCGGCTTTTTTATGTGCCATGAGAATATCTCCTATTGGGATACCGTTGAGTGCGCTCTAGGTATCAAATACTAATGTGGTGAATTAAGCGTTGATGGCTTTGATTTTAAGCTCGGTGAACCATTGACGGTGACCTTGCTCTTTGTGGTAGTGCTTACGGCGACGGTGCTTAACAATACGCACTTTCTTGCCACGACCATGATCAACCACTTCAGCTTCTACACTCGCACCAGCAACTAGCGGCTCACCGATTTTGATGTCTGCGCCATTGACAACCATTAGCACATCTTCGATTTTTAGCGTTGCGCCTTTTTCAGCTTTTAGTAGCTCAACTTTCAAAGTCTCGCCAACGCTAACACGGTGTTGTTTACCGCCACTTTTGATTACTGCGTACATCTTGAGTTCTCCAGATAAACCTGTGTGCCGTGGCTATCCCTTGATAGCACTTGATAACGAACACGACAAGGATGTAAAATAAGGCGACATTTTACTAAATTAATGCCTTAAAAGCAAGCGTTTTTTGTGTTTTATTGTATCGCGCGGATCTCATCGATGATGGTTTCGATTTGTCGTACGCTAAAATCACTTGGCACGCTAAAAATCAGCACATCATCCAGCTTACGGCGCGACCACACGGCAGTATCATCAATGGTAACGATGGCAAGCTGTTTGCCGTTTTTGCTGATTAAGACACGATTGGCTTTGTGCTGCAGCATATGATCTGTCAAGCTTGGGCGCAGGATGTTTAATAACTTTTGTAAAGTTGGATCGGTATCATCAATAAATCTTAAAGCGTGCTTTGGTGCGGATTTTTTGGACGGCTCTTTTCTAGGCAACCCTTTTCTAAATAACACAGGCTTTAGCCATGCTGCCAAAAACAGCACAAGCAGCAATAAACCCAAAGCAATCAGCCAAGTGAGTGCGCTATAATTCACATTCGTCCCATTTATCAGTTATTCAAAATCATCTTATAAAAGCTATCTGATAAAAGTCACGCGATTGAGCAGCTCATTACCCATCACATCATCGCTCGGCTGATGTGTGGCAAGCAACCCGCCCACCTGATGAATCAGCCGACTGATCGCCGATGGCATATCCCCTGCTCGGCACTGCATCAATGCTTGATCGCACAGTGCCTGCCAAGTCTGCTCGCCCACCGCTTGATCGATACCGCGATCAGCGACGATCTGTAGCTGATGCTCGCACAGATTCAGATAAATCAGCACACCGGTATTATACTCTGTATCCCAAACGCGATGAAGCGCGAACAAATCAATCGCACGCTCGGCACAGTCTTGATGATACGCGCTGCTGATCGGCAGATGATTTTCGACGATGACACAGATCTCACCTGCGTGTCCGATCTCAGCTTGGGCAATGTCATCACTCCAGCGTGCTTTGACCGCCTTATTCAGCCAACGACTTTGAATCATCGACACATACATCAGCTGACGGAACAGCCGCGCCAAACTGGTTGTTGAAGTTGTCATCACCATGAACCCCCTGCACCGCCGCCGCCAAATCCACCGCCGCCGCCACTATAACCACCGCCACTATAACCACCGCCGCCAAAGCCGCCACCGCCGAATCCACCACCAAAGCCGCCGCCAGAACGACCGCCACCGCGATAATTACCTGCGCTCGTGCCCAGTGCGCGCGATACCGACGATCCTGAGATGAGCAAAAATAAGAACAGTACAAATGCCGCAGGAATGGCGAATAATAACCCAATCCCTGCAAGGCTTGATAATGCCACAAAGCCCACCGATGTGACGCCTGCACCCAAGATACGGCCCAGCATGGCGGTGAAAATCTTACCAGCAATGATTCCGATGATAAATAAAGTCAATAAATCAAAACTACCTGCATCTTCTTCTGGTGCAGCATTCATCTGTGAGAGTGTCTGCGGATCGGCTTGTAGGCGCGCATCGATGGCATCAATGGCTTGCATGAGACCATCCGCATAGCGCGATTCACGAAATGCCGGCGTCATCTGCTCACGAATAATCCTCTTGGCAATGACATCAGGAATGACCCCTTCTAGCCCATAACCTGTGACAATTTGCATCTTGCGATCATCGATGGCGACGACGATCAATAGGCCATTGTCGGTGTCTTTATTACCTAGCCCCCAACGATCCGCCGTCTGCATGGCATAATCAAAAATCAGCACATTGCCTGTAGTCGGCACAATGACCACCGCCATTTGCGCTTTGCCTGAATCATGGATTTGGCGTAAGCGGTCAGATAAGCTCTGCTTTTGCGCAGCGCTCAAGACACCCACTTCATCGATCACAGGCGCATCAAGCAGCAGCTGATCGGCAGATTTGACAGACTGCTCATTGACCGCACCCGTCCACGATGCATCTGCCGTATCCGCCTGCGCCACTGCGACCGCTTGGGCACTGCCTGCCAAGCTTGTCATTGGCGCGCCTATAGCAAGCGTCGTAGCAAGTGCGATTTGGGCTGCGCGTTTTAATAATTGCACTGGAATTCCGTGTAGTTAAAATGCGTGAAACTTATCAAAAACCATCGGAATTAACCTTAGGTTTTGACTTTATATATAAGTAATTAACAAGTAAAAACTTGCTTATTTTTGCTCTTTATTGCCAAATTCTACTTTTGGCGCTGTCGAAATCGCTTGTTCATTTTCAACGCTAAAGTTCGCCTTTGTATCCATACCAAAGACTTTGGCGGTCAAATTGGTTGGGAATTGGCGCACGGTGGTGTTATAAGTTTTCACATCTTCGATATAGCGATTACGCGCAACCGTGATGCGGTTTTCTGTACCTTCTAGCTGTGCTTGTAGGTCTTGGAAAGCAGCATCGGCTTTCAGCTGTGGATAATTTTCAGACACCATCATCAGACGCGATAGAGCTGAAGTCATCTCGCCTTGCGCCGCTTGATAATTTGCCATCGCTTGTGGGTCGTTCAGCGCTTCTGGAGTCAGCTGCACACTGCCGACTTTGGCACGCGCGTTCGCCACTTGGGTGAAGACTTCTTGCTCATGCGTGGCATAACGCTCCACAGTCGCCACAAGGTTTGGCACAAGATCAGCACGGCGCTGATATTGGTTCACTACTTCTGACCATGATGCGTTGATTTGTTCATCTTGGGCTTGCAGATTATTATAACCACAACCAGATAGACTTAAGGTGCTTGCCAATACCACACTTGCCAATAACGACTTTTTCATAAATCACCCTCACGATAAAATAAAAAAACTGCTACTATTATGCGCATGATTATCGCGCTTTTTCAATGATTAGTTACAAAACTAGACAAAAAATCAATCGCACGCCCATCAAATCACCATCCGCCCTTTGGATGATTGACAAGTGGGGCAAAAAGCGGGATTTTTGGCAAAATTTGGTGAAAAATGGCTATTTTTTCACAATTTTTTACGAATTATTGCATTTTTTACTAGCTTTTATTCCGATTTTGTGGCAAATTGCAACAATCTAAGCCGTGTTTGTTGCAGATGGCTTGTAATCGGTTATTTTTTGTTACCGAACAAACACACTTAGGGCAAATGGATTGACCATCCAAAGCGCATTTTGCAAGGCTTAAATGAGCTGTCAGATGATCTTTCGATGGTCGGATTGAGATGCGCACCGATCAAGGTGCAAGACACTATAAAGGATATGCTTATGGAAAGCATGATTAATACGCTCAACGGCATCATTTGGAGCCCTGCGCTGATCTATCTGTGCTTGGCAGCTGGTCTTTTTTTCTCCCTACTCACTCGTTTTATGCAGGTTCGTCATTTTAAAGAAATGATCAGCCTGCTTTTTGCACGCAATGAATCACCAGAAGGCATCAGCTCATTTCAAGCACTTGTAGTTGCGCTGTCTGGCCGTGTTGGTATGGGTAACATCGCAGGTGTCGCAGCAGCGATCGGTTTCGGTGGTCCAGGTGCGGTATTTTGGATGTGGGTCGTGGCATTTTTGGGTGCATCGACTGCTTATGTGGAATCTACCCTAGGTCAGATTTATAAAGTCAATGACAATGGTCAATATCGCGGCGGTCCTGCGTTCTACTTCGATCGCTTCTTTGGCGGCGGTTTTGGTAAGTTTTATGGCATCTTGGTTGCGATCTCGTTCGTGATCTCGTGCGGCCTATTCCTACCGGGTGTACAGGCTAACGGCGTTGTGAAAGCTATCACAGGCATCACAGGCGAAGGCACAATGGTTGCGACCACTTTTGGCGATCTTGGCATGAACACTTTAATCGTAACTTTGGTGGTAGTATTGCTACTGGGTCTGATCATCTTTGGTGGTATCAAGCGTATCGCACGCGTCGCTGAGTTTGTCGTACCTTTCATGGCACTTGGCTATATCTTGATGGCGGTGCTAATCATCCTATTTAACATCGAAAAACTACCAAGCGTCATCAGCATGATCGTCGGCGATGCCTTCACTGCACAAGCAGGTCTGGGCGCAGCGATCGGTTGGGGTGTGAAGCGTGGTGTCTATTCGAACGAAGCCGGTCAAGGTACTGGTCCGCATCACGCGGCGGCAGCTGAAGTGCAACATCCAGCACAACAAGGTATCGTACAAGCATTCTCTGTCTATGTCGATACACTATTCGTCTGCTCAGCAACTGCATTCATGATCCTAATGACTGGCATGTACAACATCCAAGGCACACTGCCTGATGGTCAATTCCTAGTACAAAATATCGATGCAGCAACCACCATCAGTGGCCCTGCCTTCACCCAAATGGCAGTATCTAGCATCTTTGGTCATTTTGGTAATGCTTTCGTAGCGATCGCGGTATTCTTCTTCTCATTCACCACGATCATGGCATACTACTACATCGCAGAAGTGAACATCGCTTATCTGACTCGTAAAGCCAACTCAACTCTGCCAATTTTCTTGATCAAAGTCGTGCTAATGCTTGCTGTTGCTTATGGCGCGGTAAACAGT encodes:
- the rplU gene encoding 50S ribosomal protein L21; this translates as MYAVIKSGGKQHRVSVGETLKVELLKAEKGATLKIEDVLMVVNGADIKIGEPLVAGASVEAEVVDHGRGKKVRIVKHRRRKHYHKEQGHRQWFTELKIKAINA
- a CDS encoding TPM domain-containing protein codes for the protein MTTSTTSLARLFRQLMYVSMIQSRWLNKAVKARWSDDIAQAEIGHAGEICVIVENHLPISSAYHQDCAERAIDLFALHRVWDTEYNTGVLIYLNLCEHQLQIVADRGIDQAVGEQTWQALCDQALMQCRAGDMPSAISRLIHQVGGLLATHQPSDDVMGNELLNRVTFIR
- a CDS encoding YgcG family protein, with amino-acid sequence MQLLKRAAQIALATTLAIGAPMTSLAGSAQAVAVAQADTADASWTGAVNEQSVKSADQLLLDAPVIDEVGVLSAAQKQSLSDRLRQIHDSGKAQMAVVIVPTTGNVLIFDYAMQTADRWGLGNKDTDNGLLIVVAIDDRKMQIVTGYGLEGVIPDVIAKRIIREQMTPAFRESRYADGLMQAIDAIDARLQADPQTLSQMNAAPEEDAGSFDLLTLFIIGIIAGKIFTAMLGRILGAGVTSVGFVALSSLAGIGLLFAIPAAFVLFLFLLISGSSVSRALGTSAGNYRGGGRSGGGFGGGFGGGGFGGGGYSGGGYSGGGGGFGGGGAGGSW
- a CDS encoding LemA family protein, which produces MKKSLLASVVLASTLSLSGCGYNNLQAQDEQINASWSEVVNQYQRRADLVPNLVATVERYATHEQEVFTQVANARAKVGSVQLTPEALNDPQAMANYQAAQGEMTSALSRLMMVSENYPQLKADAAFQDLQAQLEGTENRITVARNRYIEDVKTYNTTVRQFPTNLTAKVFGMDTKANFSVENEQAISTAPKVEFGNKEQK
- a CDS encoding alanine/glycine:cation symporter family protein — translated: MLMESMINTLNGIIWSPALIYLCLAAGLFFSLLTRFMQVRHFKEMISLLFARNESPEGISSFQALVVALSGRVGMGNIAGVAAAIGFGGPGAVFWMWVVAFLGASTAYVESTLGQIYKVNDNGQYRGGPAFYFDRFFGGGFGKFYGILVAISFVISCGLFLPGVQANGVVKAITGITGEGTMVATTFGDLGMNTLIVTLVVVLLLGLIIFGGIKRIARVAEFVVPFMALGYILMAVLIILFNIEKLPSVISMIVGDAFTAQAGLGAAIGWGVKRGVYSNEAGQGTGPHHAAAAEVQHPAQQGIVQAFSVYVDTLFVCSATAFMILMTGMYNIQGTLPDGQFLVQNIDAATTISGPAFTQMAVSSIFGHFGNAFVAIAVFFFSFTTIMAYYYIAEVNIAYLTRKANSTLPIFLIKVVLMLAVAYGAVNSAGYIWNMGDVGVGLTAWLNIVGILIIFFMAKPTIIALKDYEAQKKAGVTNYTFDPVKLGIKNATFWEDRIKNGK